A single region of the Labrus bergylta chromosome 10, fLabBer1.1, whole genome shotgun sequence genome encodes:
- the si:dkey-103j14.5 gene encoding isoaspartyl peptidase/L-asparaginase isoform X1, protein MSLCNRNLKMSAVVVVHGGAWAIPDDLAKASVDGVKAAACEGHSVLKRGGSALDAVEAAVRALEDNTVFNAGHGGTLNTEGEVELDAIIMDGRTLGNGAVSSAKNIAHPVTLARAVMEKTSHCMLTSRGANQFAESIGMATVPTETMVTEYERKEWEKHKNYVTGVMEDFNAQWAHDTVGAVAVDCSGNVACATSTGGIRNKMVGRVGDSPIIGSGGYADNLSGAVSCTGHGESILKVTLARLIISHIEQGKSVADSSQLSLQYMGNRVHGAGGAIVVSPSGQWAATFTTERMAWAAVDHDVLWFGLDPNQRSKEQLSN, encoded by the exons ATGTCTCTATGTAACAG AAACTTAAAGATGTCGGCGGTCGTAGTCGTACATGGTGGAGCGTGGGCCATACCTGATGACCTGGCCAAGGCCTCTGTGGACGGAGTAAAGGCCGCGGCATGTGAAGgacattcagtgctgaaaagaGGAGGGAGTGCGCTGGATGCTGTGGAGGCCGCTGTGAGGGCTCTGGAAGATAACACTGTGTTTAATGCAG GGCACGGAGGAACGCTAAACACTGAAGGAGAAGTGGAGCTGGACGCCATAATCATGGATGGACGGACTCTTGGGAATGGTGCGGTGTCTTCTGCAAAGAACATCGCCCACCCTGTGACACTGGCACGGGCGGTGATGGAGAAG ACTTCTCACTGCATGCTGACAAGCAGAGGAGCAAACCAGTTTGCAGAGAGCATCGGCATGGCGACAGTTCCCACTGAAACAATGGTGACTGAGTATGAGAGGAAAGAATGGGAGAAGCACAAGAACTATGTTACAGGAGTAATGGAGGATTTCAACGCTCAGTG ggCTCATGATACTGTTGGAGCAGTTGCGGTGGACTGTTCTGGTAACGTTGCATGTGCAACATCAACCGGAGGGATCAGAAATAAAATGGTTGGCAGAGTAGGAGATTCTCCAATCATTG GTTCTGGAGGATACGCAGACAACCTCAGTGGTGCCGTTTCATGTACCGGTCATGGAGAGTCTATTCTGAAAGTCACACTGGCCAGACTCATTATTTCACATATTGAGCAAG GTAAATCAGTGGCAGATTCTTCACAGCTGTCTCTGCAGTACATGGGAAACCGTGTGCATGGTGCAGGAGGCGCTATCGTAGTGTCTCCATCAGGACAGTGGGCTGCCACGTTCACCACAGAGCGGATGGCATGGGCAGCCGTGGATCATGATGTTCTGTGGTTTGGATTAGACCCAAATCAAAGAAGTAAAGAGCAGCTATCCAATTAG
- the si:dkey-103j14.5 gene encoding isoaspartyl peptidase/L-asparaginase isoform X2 — MSAVVVVHGGAWAIPDDLAKASVDGVKAAACEGHSVLKRGGSALDAVEAAVRALEDNTVFNAGHGGTLNTEGEVELDAIIMDGRTLGNGAVSSAKNIAHPVTLARAVMEKTSHCMLTSRGANQFAESIGMATVPTETMVTEYERKEWEKHKNYVTGVMEDFNAQWAHDTVGAVAVDCSGNVACATSTGGIRNKMVGRVGDSPIIGSGGYADNLSGAVSCTGHGESILKVTLARLIISHIEQGKSVADSSQLSLQYMGNRVHGAGGAIVVSPSGQWAATFTTERMAWAAVDHDVLWFGLDPNQRSKEQLSN; from the exons ATGTCGGCGGTCGTAGTCGTACATGGTGGAGCGTGGGCCATACCTGATGACCTGGCCAAGGCCTCTGTGGACGGAGTAAAGGCCGCGGCATGTGAAGgacattcagtgctgaaaagaGGAGGGAGTGCGCTGGATGCTGTGGAGGCCGCTGTGAGGGCTCTGGAAGATAACACTGTGTTTAATGCAG GGCACGGAGGAACGCTAAACACTGAAGGAGAAGTGGAGCTGGACGCCATAATCATGGATGGACGGACTCTTGGGAATGGTGCGGTGTCTTCTGCAAAGAACATCGCCCACCCTGTGACACTGGCACGGGCGGTGATGGAGAAG ACTTCTCACTGCATGCTGACAAGCAGAGGAGCAAACCAGTTTGCAGAGAGCATCGGCATGGCGACAGTTCCCACTGAAACAATGGTGACTGAGTATGAGAGGAAAGAATGGGAGAAGCACAAGAACTATGTTACAGGAGTAATGGAGGATTTCAACGCTCAGTG ggCTCATGATACTGTTGGAGCAGTTGCGGTGGACTGTTCTGGTAACGTTGCATGTGCAACATCAACCGGAGGGATCAGAAATAAAATGGTTGGCAGAGTAGGAGATTCTCCAATCATTG GTTCTGGAGGATACGCAGACAACCTCAGTGGTGCCGTTTCATGTACCGGTCATGGAGAGTCTATTCTGAAAGTCACACTGGCCAGACTCATTATTTCACATATTGAGCAAG GTAAATCAGTGGCAGATTCTTCACAGCTGTCTCTGCAGTACATGGGAAACCGTGTGCATGGTGCAGGAGGCGCTATCGTAGTGTCTCCATCAGGACAGTGGGCTGCCACGTTCACCACAGAGCGGATGGCATGGGCAGCCGTGGATCATGATGTTCTGTGGTTTGGATTAGACCCAAATCAAAGAAGTAAAGAGCAGCTATCCAATTAG